From Actinosynnema mirum DSM 43827, a single genomic window includes:
- a CDS encoding SMI1/KNR4 family protein produces MLPDMTLLRQLVDSAPSIRPWSTPAPEGLLRSVELSAGTALPRSYRWWLAEFGGGVVDGTPLGTQEFDADGLVFWRDGDCGAAYRFGDEVGGERCVVGDEGVVAESFAGFLTTRVALALGLRDGPNPAVARLWRATPGVLLDNGVHVYGPDSFGERNATVEVARYAPHWVLVGDDSGGAGLFMRRHGRDRESVHRLDLGAVGPDVAEDGELVTADLVGWVEAGGEL; encoded by the coding sequence GTGCTCCCCGACATGACGCTGCTGCGCCAGCTGGTCGACTCCGCCCCGTCGATCCGCCCGTGGTCCACGCCCGCGCCCGAGGGGCTGCTGCGCTCGGTCGAGCTGTCCGCCGGGACCGCCCTGCCGCGGTCCTACCGGTGGTGGCTGGCGGAGTTCGGCGGCGGGGTGGTCGACGGGACGCCGCTGGGGACCCAGGAGTTCGACGCGGACGGCCTGGTGTTCTGGCGGGACGGGGACTGCGGGGCTGCTTACCGGTTCGGGGACGAGGTCGGCGGGGAGCGGTGCGTGGTGGGTGACGAGGGGGTGGTCGCCGAGTCGTTCGCCGGGTTCCTGACCACGCGGGTCGCGCTGGCGCTCGGCCTGCGCGACGGCCCGAACCCGGCCGTGGCCCGGCTGTGGCGCGCGACGCCCGGAGTGCTGCTGGACAACGGGGTGCACGTGTACGGGCCGGACTCGTTCGGGGAGCGGAACGCCACGGTCGAGGTCGCGCGCTACGCGCCGCACTGGGTGCTGGTGGGCGACGACAGCGGCGGGGCGGGGTTGTTCATGCGGCGGCACGGGCGGGACCGGGAATCGGTGCACCGGCTGGACCTCGGGGCGGTGGGGCCGGACGTCGCGGAGGACGGCGAGCTGGTGACCGCGGACCTGGTGGGGTGGGTGGAGGCGGGCGGGGAGCTGTGA
- a CDS encoding helix-turn-helix domain-containing protein, which yields MRPDHVANAVTAPMFRATTAGVGAGRLFGMTSAQSYRAGAFDDNVVRAIEWLADLVARVLTQEDGDRQALRRLPAGDTSGAVTSNHVVEFLNSRVDGGPEQRSLSLTPAEQEVALRLTNGLDNDRMAAEPGRSPNTIKAHLRGIFRKHGTTSRLLVAADVRGHLVG from the coding sequence GTGCGGCCAGACCACGTGGCCAACGCGGTGACGGCGCCGATGTTCCGCGCCACGACAGCGGGAGTGGGAGCGGGCAGGCTGTTCGGGATGACGTCCGCGCAGAGCTACCGGGCGGGCGCGTTCGACGACAACGTGGTGCGCGCGATCGAGTGGCTGGCCGACCTCGTGGCCAGGGTGCTCACCCAGGAGGACGGGGACCGGCAGGCGTTGCGCAGGCTTCCCGCCGGGGACACCTCGGGGGCGGTCACCTCGAACCACGTGGTGGAGTTCCTGAACTCGCGCGTCGACGGCGGTCCGGAGCAGCGGTCCCTGTCGCTCACGCCCGCGGAGCAGGAGGTCGCGCTGCGGTTGACGAACGGCTTGGACAACGACCGGATGGCGGCCGAACCGGGGCGCAGCCCCAACACGATCAAGGCGCACCTGCGGGGGATCTTCCGCAAGCACGGCACGACCAGCAGGCTGCTGGTGGCCGCGGACGTGCGCGGGCACCTGGTCGGGTGA
- a CDS encoding MarR family winged helix-turn-helix transcriptional regulator — MPTTDPAAEPAAYWTGVAYQALIAFTRAHLAEQGITQPQFWLLRNLSPADLSPDGAPMTVPELRAAMATYLRAEDDLDAESEALVAKGQLSRDEAGGLTITEAGERARVAVKATTPRLRERIHEGVDDADYVAALGVLRRMIRNVS; from the coding sequence ATGCCCACCACCGATCCGGCGGCCGAGCCCGCCGCGTACTGGACCGGCGTGGCCTACCAGGCCCTGATCGCCTTCACCAGGGCGCACCTGGCCGAGCAGGGGATCACGCAGCCCCAGTTCTGGTTGCTGCGCAACCTCTCCCCGGCGGACCTCTCGCCGGACGGCGCCCCCATGACCGTGCCCGAACTGAGGGCCGCGATGGCGACCTACCTGCGCGCGGAGGACGACCTGGACGCGGAGTCGGAGGCCCTGGTGGCCAAGGGCCAGCTGTCCCGCGACGAGGCGGGAGGGCTGACGATCACGGAGGCGGGGGAGCGGGCGCGGGTGGCGGTGAAGGCGACCACGCCGCGCCTGCGCGAGCGCATCCACGAGGGCGTCGACGACGCGGACTACGTGGCGGCGCTGGGGGTGCTGCGACGAATGATCCGCAACGTGTCCTGA
- a CDS encoding GntR family transcriptional regulator encodes MAGRGRREGGRIGGPTSVTDLAATELRARVLTGRLALGQHLVEQAVADDVGVSRAALREALRVLERDGLVEHVPRAGWRVVTLTLRDAHEIVVLREHLEELAVEAGVPARPAPLARLDAAVRRMEAAADAADGAPAALDGLAFHRAFIGLPDNRRLTAAFETIAHPLGVLMNLNRGAHEETETLHELAARHRRLCDLVAAGEPGEVRRELRAHPTTAFLGRAELSADGAGPEALAWAAERMGR; translated from the coding sequence GTGGCGGGGCGTGGCAGGCGCGAGGGCGGCCGGATCGGCGGTCCGACCAGCGTCACGGACCTGGCGGCGACGGAGCTGAGGGCGCGCGTCCTCACCGGGCGGCTGGCGCTGGGGCAGCACCTGGTGGAGCAGGCGGTGGCCGACGACGTCGGGGTGAGCCGGGCCGCGCTGCGCGAGGCGCTGCGCGTGCTGGAGCGCGACGGCCTGGTCGAGCACGTGCCGCGCGCGGGGTGGCGGGTGGTGACGCTGACGCTGCGGGACGCGCACGAGATCGTGGTGCTGCGCGAGCACCTGGAGGAGCTGGCGGTGGAGGCGGGCGTCCCGGCCCGCCCGGCGCCGCTGGCGCGCCTGGACGCGGCGGTGCGCCGCATGGAGGCGGCGGCCGACGCGGCCGACGGCGCCCCGGCGGCCCTGGACGGCCTGGCTTTCCACCGGGCGTTCATCGGCCTGCCGGACAACCGGAGGCTGACCGCCGCGTTCGAGACGATCGCGCATCCGCTGGGCGTGCTGATGAACCTGAACCGGGGCGCGCACGAGGAGACGGAGACGCTGCACGAACTGGCGGCGCGACACCGGCGGTTGTGCGACCTGGTCGCGGCGGGGGAGCCGGGGGAGGTGCGACGGGAGCTGCGCGCGCACCCGACGACGGCGTTCCTGGGCCGGGCCGAGCTGTCGGCGGACGGGGCGGGCCCGGAGGCGCTGGCCTGGGCGGCGGAGCGGATGGGACGCTGA
- a CDS encoding ABC transporter ATP-binding protein encodes MSTTLRAEELVVRFGGHAAVDGVGLTVPTGSVTAVVGPNGCGKSTLLRALSRLLPTDSGRVLLDGEDVRRTPPRAFARKVALLPQEPQAPDGLTVVDLVTRGRDPHRRWYDQWSRPDEEIVLDALRRTGLAELADRPLHTLSGGQRQRAWIALALAQRTDVLLLDEPTNHLDVAHQLDVLDTVTSLRGLTVVMVLHDLGLAARYAERVVAMRDGRVVASGPVARVLTPPLLREVFDVECGVLTDPETGRPVVVPRRVVR; translated from the coding sequence ATGAGCACGACGCTGCGCGCCGAGGAGCTGGTGGTGCGCTTCGGCGGCCACGCGGCCGTGGACGGGGTCGGGCTGACCGTGCCGACCGGGTCGGTGACCGCGGTCGTGGGGCCCAACGGGTGCGGCAAGTCCACCTTGCTGCGCGCCCTCTCCCGCTTGCTGCCAACGGATTCCGGCCGGGTGCTGCTGGACGGCGAGGACGTGCGCCGAACCCCGCCGCGCGCGTTCGCCCGCAAGGTCGCCCTGCTGCCGCAGGAACCGCAGGCGCCGGACGGGCTGACCGTGGTGGACCTGGTGACGCGCGGCCGCGACCCGCACCGCCGCTGGTACGACCAGTGGTCGAGGCCGGACGAGGAGATCGTGCTGGACGCGTTGCGCCGCACGGGTCTGGCGGAGCTGGCGGACCGGCCGCTGCACACCCTGTCGGGCGGGCAGCGGCAGCGGGCGTGGATCGCGCTGGCGCTGGCGCAGCGCACCGACGTGCTGCTGCTGGACGAGCCGACGAACCACCTGGACGTGGCGCACCAGCTGGACGTGCTGGACACGGTGACCTCGTTGCGGGGCTTGACGGTGGTGATGGTCCTGCACGACCTCGGCCTGGCCGCCCGGTACGCCGAGCGCGTGGTGGCGATGCGCGACGGCCGGGTCGTGGCGTCCGGTCCGGTGGCGCGGGTGCTCACGCCGCCGCTGCTGCGGGAGGTGTTCGACGTGGAGTGCGGCGTGCTGACCGACCCGGAGACGGGGCGGCCGGTGGTGGTGCCGAGGCGGGTGGTGCGCTGA
- a CDS encoding FecCD family ABC transporter permease: protein MSRDWRVLALGPVTARWRPRTALVTALALLVAAGSTVLALGSGDFPLAPARVLDVLLGGGARRERLIVLDLRLPRVVLAAVVGAMLAVSGAITQTVARNALASPDLLGVTAGAGTGAVAVFVLEGSAGGALRAVGVPVAALLGGLLAAGLTAALLTTTGATGLRPLLVGVGVSAFFGGITGWLLLAARVDDVERANAWLAGSLTGRGWAEVGGTSVALLLVALALVPLSARIPAVQLGFPVASALGHRAGRVVVALLLCAVVLASVAASAVGPVGFVALVAPHLARLSCAAPRPPLAASAALGAGLLLAADLVARTAFAPITVPAGAVTAAVGAPFLVWLLVRSRRFPS, encoded by the coding sequence GTGAGCCGGGACTGGCGGGTGCTCGCGCTCGGCCCGGTGACCGCCCGCTGGCGGCCCAGGACCGCGCTGGTGACCGCGCTCGCGCTGCTCGTGGCGGCCGGTTCCACCGTGCTGGCACTGGGTTCCGGCGACTTCCCGCTCGCGCCCGCCCGCGTGCTGGACGTGCTGCTGGGCGGCGGGGCGCGGCGGGAGCGGCTGATCGTGCTCGACCTGCGGCTGCCCAGGGTGGTGCTGGCGGCCGTGGTCGGGGCGATGCTCGCGGTGTCCGGGGCGATCACGCAGACCGTGGCGCGCAACGCGCTGGCCAGCCCGGACCTGCTCGGCGTCACCGCCGGTGCGGGCACGGGCGCGGTGGCGGTGTTCGTGCTGGAGGGCTCGGCCGGTGGCGCGCTGCGCGCCGTGGGCGTGCCGGTGGCGGCCCTGCTCGGCGGGCTGCTCGCGGCCGGGCTGACCGCCGCGCTGCTGACCACCACCGGCGCGACCGGCCTGCGACCGCTGCTGGTCGGGGTGGGCGTGTCGGCGTTCTTCGGCGGGATCACCGGCTGGCTGCTGCTGGCCGCGCGCGTCGACGACGTGGAGCGCGCGAACGCCTGGCTCGCCGGGTCGTTGACCGGGCGCGGCTGGGCCGAGGTGGGCGGCACCTCGGTCGCGCTGCTGCTGGTGGCGCTGGCGCTCGTGCCGCTGTCGGCCCGGATTCCCGCCGTGCAGCTGGGTTTCCCGGTCGCGTCGGCGCTCGGGCACCGCGCGGGCCGGGTGGTCGTGGCGCTGCTGCTGTGCGCGGTGGTGCTGGCGTCGGTCGCGGCGTCCGCCGTGGGCCCGGTCGGGTTCGTGGCGCTGGTCGCCCCGCACCTGGCGCGCCTGTCCTGCGCCGCGCCACGTCCCCCGCTCGCCGCCTCCGCCGCGCTCGGCGCCGGGCTGCTGCTCGCGGCGGATCTGGTGGCGCGCACGGCTTTCGCGCCGATCACGGTCCCCGCGGGCGCGGTGACCGCCGCGGTCGGCGCGCCTTTCCTGGTGTGGTTGCTGGTCCGTTCCCGGAGGTTCCCGTCATGA